From the Panthera leo isolate Ple1 chromosome C1, P.leo_Ple1_pat1.1, whole genome shotgun sequence genome, one window contains:
- the LOC122227847 gene encoding PRAME family member 12-like, whose translation MVTRTPPRLLELAAQSLLKDEDLAIAALEYLPTELFPLLFMEALAGRCDKTLKAMVRAWPFARLPLGGLTQMPHQKAFQAVLDGLDCLLARKVRPRRWKLRVLDLRNASRNFWSMWSGARVHECPLTGPVAEDSLRMKGPSGPLTVFVDLCLRERALDERLANLIRWARRRRSLHLCCKKVTIFGMPVQNIKEVLNLVQLGCVLEAEVHLTWQLSTLGKFAPYLGRMSNVQTLVLSHIHKPSSSEEQKHIGRFTSQLLRLRHLRKLRMESPAFLEGCLGQMLRCLKSPLEALSITNCQLTESDLACLSQCPSISQLKELDLSGLSLARFSPKPLQVLLETVAATVQDLVLEYCGLSDTHLEAILPALSRCHQLQTFSVRGNHLSVALMGRLLRHTAGLSRLSLELYPAPLESYSSRGIIHPGRFAQAQAELLGILKDLGLPRTIWLRTNPCPHCGSKIVYDSDPFVSC comes from the exons ATGGTCACCAGGACCCCGCCCAGACTCCTGGAACTGGcggcccagagcctgctgaagGACGAGGACTTGGCGATCGCCGCTCTGGAGTATCTGCCCACAGAGCTCTTCCCGCTGCTGTTCATGGAGGCCCTGGCTGGGAGGTGCGACAAGACCCTGAAGGCGATGGTGCGGGCCTGGCCCTTTGCCCGCCTCCCTCTGGGGGGCCTGACACAGATGCCTCACCAGAAGGCCTTTCAAGCCGTGCTCGATGGGCTTGACTGCCTGCTTGCCCGGAAGGTTCGGCCCAG GAGGTGGAAACTGCGGGTGCTGGATTTACGGAATGCCAGTCGGAACTTCTGGAGCATGTGGTCTGGAGCCAGGGTCCATGAGTGCCCGCTGACGGGACCCGTGGCGGAGGACAGCTTAAGGATGAAGGGGCCCTCGGGTCCCTTGACGGTGTTCGTAGACCTCTGCCTCAGGGAAAGGGCCCTGGATGAACGCCTGGCCAACCTCATTAGGTGGGCCAGACGGCGGAGATCGCTACACCTGTGCTGTAAGAAGGTGACGATTTTCGGGATGCCCGTCCAAAATATTAAGGAGGTCCTGAATCTGGTGCAGCTGGGCTGTGTCCTGGAGGCGGAGGTGCATCTCACCTGGCAGCTGTCGACCCTGGGGAAGTTTGCTCCTTACCTGGGCCGGATGAGCAACGTGCAGACGCTCGTCCTCTCCCACATCCACAAGCCCTCCTCCTCCGAGGAGCAAAAGCACATTGGCCGATTCACCTCCCAGCTCCTCCGGCTGCGCCACCTGCGGAAGCTCCGTATGGAATCTCCCGCCTTCCTCGAGGGCTGCCTGGGCCAGATGCTCAG GTGCCTGAAGAGCCCCTTGGAGGCCCTCTCCATAACCAACTGCCAGCTTACCGAATCAGACTTGGCATGCCTGTCCCAGTGCCCAAGCATCAGTCAGCTGAAGGAGCTGGACCTGAGTGGCCTCAGCCTGGCCCGTTTTAGTCCCAAGCCCCTCCAAGTTCTGCTCGAGACAGTGGCAGCCACCGTCCAGGACCTGGTACTAGAATACTGTGGACTCTCGGACACCCACCTGGAGGCCATCCTGCCGGCCCTCAGCCGCTGCCACCAGCTCCAGACATTCAGTGTCCGCGGGAACCACCTCTCCGTGGCCCTGATGGGGAGGTTGCTGCGTCACACCGCCGGGCTGAGCCGCCTGAGCCTCGAGCTGTATCCTGCCCCTCTGGAGAGTTACAGCAGTCGGGGGATCATCCACCCAGGGAGGTTTGCCCAGGCTCAGGCTGAGCTGCTGGGCATTCTGAAGGACCTAGGACTGCCCCGGACCATCTGGCTTAGAACTAACCCCTGTCCTCACTGTGGCAGCAAGATAGTCTATGATTCGGACCCCTTTGTGTCCTGCTAA